In Pseudomonas abieticivorans, the genomic window CAAGGCCCTGGGCCAGCGCCTGAGCCTGGATTCCGGGACCTTGACGCCGTTGCTCAAGCGCTTGCAGCAGTTGGCGCTGGTGGAGCGTGCGCGTGCTGTGGCAGACGAGCGCGAGGTGCACGTGAGCGTGACCGCTAAAGGCCTGGCTTTGCGCGCGCAGGTCGCGCCGTTGCGCGAACGCCTGATCTGCGATAGCGGGGTAGACCTTGACCGGGCCCAGGCCTTGGCGCAGGGGTTGGACGCACTGTTGCGTCAGTTCAACTGAGCGCGGGGCCCAGCGGCACCCAGTGGTCGAGCAGGGTGATCAGCTCTTCGCGGCGGAAGGGTTTGGCCAGGTAGTCACTCATGCCGGCGGCGCGGCAGCGTTCGCGTTCCTCGGGCATGGCGTTGGCAGTCAGGGCGACGATTGGCAGGTTGTGCCAGCGACCGCTCTGGCGGATTCGCCGGCTGGCCTCGTAGCCGTTCATGACCGGCATGTTGCAGTCCATCAGCACCAGGTCGAAGCTCTTCTCTTCAAGCTCAGCCAAGGCTTCGCCGCCGTGGGCCGCGACGATCACCTCGCAGCCCAGCTTGCTCAGCATGCCCTTGGCCACCAGTTGGTTGACCGGGTTGTCTTCCACCAGCAGGATCCTCGCGCGGCACTCCAGCGAGTGCTCGGCGCGCAGGGCGTCCAGTGGCGAGGGCTCGTCGCCCATCAGCGTGCGGCGCAAGCTCTGGTACAGCGCGTTGCGTGCCAGCGGACGCGCTTGTTGCTGTAGCGGGCTCAAGGCGGTGGCCTGTTCGGTGGGCAAGAAGTTGCCATAGGCAGTCACCAGCAGGATCGGCGCGCTGATGGTGGGGCGCAGGCCGAACAGGCAATCCAGGCAGTCGGTGATCAACAGGTCCGGGGCCAGGCCCTGCAAGTCATCGTTGAGATCATAGCGCCGATAACTCAGGCCCCAACCCGGCAGCAGGCTCTGGAGCAGTTCGCTCAGGCCACTGGTTGCCGAACTGACCGCGATCACCTGGCCGTTGAGCGGCGCAGGCGCGATGGCCGGCGTATGGATCAATAATGGCAGGTCGGCGCAGAACTGGCTGCCAAACCCGCTTTCCGAGCTGATGCTCAGGCGGCCCTCCATGGCTTCGCACAGGTTATTGGTCAGTGCCAGGCCCAGCCCGGTGCCGCCAAACTGCCGGGTGATGCCGGCGCCAGCCTGGGTGAAGGGTTGGAATATCTTGACCTGGGCTTCCTGGGGGATGCCGATGCCGGTGTCGCACACCTCGACGCGAACGCCGCCAGGGTAGTGGCTCAGGCGCACGTCCACGCGGCCGAAGCGGGTGAACTTCAAGGCGTTGGACAGCAGGTTGCTGACGATCTGCCGCACCCGGGTCGGGTCGCCCAACACCATCGAGGGGAATTGCGGGTCGATCAGGCACGTCAGTTCGACGCTGGGCGCAGCGTTCTGCGACAGCAGGTTGGCAGTGTCTTCCACCAGCGCGCCGAGGTCGAAGGGGATGCGTTCGAGTTCCAGTTGGCCGGCGTCGAACTTGGACAGGTCGAGGATGTCGTTGAGCAACTCCACCAAGACCTTACCCGAGTCGTGGGCGATCGACAGTTGCTGGCGCTGCTCGGCGGTCAGCGTGCTGTCCAGTGACAACGCGATCATGCCCAGCAAGCCATTGAGTGGGGTGCGGATTTCGTGGCTCATGTTGGCCAGGAACGCGGCGCGGGCCTGGGCCATGTCCAGGGCGGTGCGGCGGGCGCTTTCCAGTTCCTCGTTGGACAGGCTCAGGCGAATGTTGCTGGCCTTGAGCTCGGTGGTGCGCGCCGAGACGATGTTCTCCAGCTCGTTGAGGTAGTCGGTGAGGCGGTTTTCGGCGGCACGGCGCTGCTGGATCTCGGTGGCCATGCTGACGAACTGCTGGTTGGCGACCTTCACCAGCACGCCGATCTCGTCCTTCTCATGGCCGGGTGGGAACGCCAGTTTGCTCGGTTTTGGGCCGTGTGGGTCGCTGCTGCTCAGGGCGCTGATGACCTTGATCAGCGGCTTGGTCAGCATCGTGTAGAACAGCGCCAACAGGATGCCAGTCAGGATCAGGCTGCGCAGGAAGCCGCTGAGCAGGGTGATCTCGGCTCGGCGCAAAAAGCGCTGGCCAAATGCGAAAGTGTCGACCTCGATGATCAGGGTGCCGAGGCGCTCGTTGGGCATGTGGCTGAGAAACAGCGGGTCTTGGAACTCGCGGTGTTCGCCAAACAGGCAGTCGCTGATAAATCGATAAGGGCTTTCGTTACGCGGCCGGCTGACGTTGGCCAGTACCGTGTTGGTGTTGTCCATCAGCCGAGCGCCAGTGATGGAGCTTGAGTGCAGCAGGCCGCGGGTGAGTTCCTTGGCCAGCTCGCTGTCGATGTTGTAGGCGATGCGCGAGGCCGGATTGTGGCTGATGTCCAGCAGCGAAAGCATCTCGCGGTTGATCGCCTCGTCGACACTGGCATAATCGATGCCGATCTGCACCAGGCTGAGCAGGAAGCCCAGGATAAAACCGACCAATACCGTCAGTCGTGCTTGCTTGTATGACAGGCGATTGGTGAATTTTATATCCATGGGTACTGAGCCAATTTCTCGTTCCGTGCGCTGGGCAAGCATAGCCGAACAACTCCGTGTTTCGGCAAGCCCGTCATTTTATCTTTATTTAGCCGCGCGTGCTGTTTGCGTTGCCGTCGAGGAGCCGTCATGGATGCCCGTTTGAACGCCTTTCTGGAGCGTGCCGAGTCAGTGCTGGCACGCCTGGAGCCCTTGTTGCCAGCGGTGCGTGCGCCGGTAGACTGGAATACCTGCGTGGCCGCGCGCTGGCAGCGCGAAGGCCGCAGCGGTTATTTGCAGGCACTTTCCGTTAGCCTGGAAACCCGTTTGAGCGACTTGATCGGCGTTGATCGGCAGTGCGAACAGTTAGGCCGCAACACACGCCAGTTCCTCGATGGCATGCCGGCCAACCATGCCTTGCTGTGGGGCTCGCGAGGCACCGGCAAGTCTTCGCTGGTGCGCGCACTGTTGGCCGAGCATTGTGGTGAGGGCCTGCGATTGATCGAAATCGAACGCGACCACCTGGCCGACCTGCCGCGCATCGTCGAGCAACTGGTCAAGCTGCCGCAGCGCTTCGTGTTGTTCTGCGATGACTTGAGTTTCGAGGCAGGGGAGGGTGACTACCGCATCTTGAAAAGCGTGCTGGACGGCTCCCTCGAACAGTCGCCCGACAACGTGCTGCTGTACGCCACGTCCAACCGCCGCCACCTGGTGCCGGAAAAACTCAGCGACAATGACCATTGGCAAACGGTGGATGGCGAGGTGCACCCCAGCGAGGCGGTGGAAGACAAAATCGCCCTGTCTGACCGTTTCGGCCTGTGGTTGTCGTTTTACCCCTTTACCCAAGAGCACTACCTGAACGTGGTCGAGCACTGGATCGGTGCGCTGGCAGCACCTTCCGGGCTTGCCTGGCAACGTACCGAAGAGCTGGATATTCTTGCCGCGCGTTGGGCCACCGGGCGCGGCAACCGCAATGGCCGATGTGCCTACCAATTCGCCCGTTACTGGGTGGGTCTGCAATTACTGGAGCAAGGTAAATGATTGATTTGAACAGCGCAGGGCAGGGGCTTGAGGGCTACTCGCTGCTCTGTGCGCAACTGGAGTCGTTGCTGGCCGATGAACGCGACTTCATCGCCAACGCCTCGCAGTTTTCCGCGTTCCTTTATCACCAGGTCGATGACCTGAACTGGGCCGGTTTCTACCTCAACCGCAACGAGGAGCTGTTGTTGGGCCCTTTCCAGGGGCAAGTGGCCTGCGTGCGTATCCCCTTCTCCAAGGGCGTGTGCGGCGCGGCGGCGGCGACCCGGCAAACCCAGCGGGTAGAAGATGTGCACGCGTTCCCTGGGCACATCGCCTGTGACAGCGCGTCCAACAGCGAACTGGTGGTGCCGTTGGTCAAGGAGGGGCGCCTGTTGGGCGTGCTGGACTTGGACAGCCCAAAGGTGGGGCGTTTCAGCGAAGTGGATCAGCGGGGGGTTGAAGCCTTGGTGGCGATCTTCTTGCGGTTGACTGAATGCTGACGTGGGTTTTATAGGGTACCGGCTGTAGGAACGGATTCATCCGCGAAAAGCACACCGCGTAAACCTGATGCATCACAGTGGCCAATTCGCGGATGAATCCGCTCCTACCTGTGTAGGAGCGGCGTCCGATGATCCCGGATCAATCGTACGCTTTCTTCTTTCTCCAATTCTCTTCGTCGTCGTCCTTCAGCCCGTCGGTCAGCTCGCTCTGCTCGGCTTCAACCTGCGCTTCGCGGCTGCTCAGTACCATGGAGTTGGAGCGGCCCAGCAGTTTCTCCATATACGCCAATTGCTCGGCATACAACGCGGGCTCCGGTTGCTTGCGCAAGTACTGCACGCCGCGCTCGAACGCCAGGCGCGCCTGGCCTGGCTGCTCTTGTTGCAGCGCCTGTTGGCCCAGGTTGTTGAAAAACTCGATATGCAGCAGCACCAGGATATGGCGGATCTCGCGAATCCAGTGCTTGGCCTCGTTGGCCGGCAGAAAGCCGTCCTGGGCGGCGCGGGTGATTTGGCTGTGCAAGGCTTCGAGCTGGAAACGCACGTCCTTGGCCTTGATTTCAGTCTGGATCGGCATCGGCGGGTTGTTGATCGAGATCGACTCGCCCTTGGCGATTTCCGCCTGCAGCTCGGCCAGGCGCGCCTTGGTGCCGGTATTGTTCTTGTCATGGGCCAACAGGCGCTGGTTGAGGTTCAGCTCCAGGCGCGTGAGCAACAGCTTCAGCGCCGGCGTCATGTATTGGCCGGGAAACGTCTCGGTGATCTCGCCGCAACGGCGCAAGCGGTCGTTGAGCTCGATCTTGAGCCGTGACTTCTCCAGTTTGTTGTTCTCCACCACGTTGTTGAGGTAACCGATGGCAATCAAAATAACGATCCCCGCTACTATAAGCAGGGTGATCATGAGTGGTGTCACGGTCTAAAGCCTCGTCAGGATGGTTTTCATTCGAGTGTAGTGGCTTCGTCTATAGGCGCATAGAGGGGAAAGCCTGATAGCGGCTTACGGCCATCGCGCGACGGATGGACGGGGCCGGGATTGGCAGTGAAGTCATTGATTTAAATAAATTTATCACAAGGGGTTGACGACTTCCCAAAGCATCCCTAGAATGCGCGCCACTTGCAGCGTAAAGCACACAGCGAAGCGCAGCGAGTAGTGAATGTTGTAGTGTGTCCCCTTCGTCTAGTGGCCTAGGACACCGCCCTTTCACGGCGGTAACAGGGGTTCGAGTCCCCTAGGGGACGCCATTGCGGGAATAGCTCAGTTGGTAGAGCACGACCTTGCCAAGGTCGGGGTCGCGAGTTCGAGTCTCGTTTCCCGCTCCATTTTTAAACGGTGTGGCCTTCGGGCGGCACTGAGTGAAACCAGGGCCAAGTCTTCGGGCTAGGGTCTGGGCACTGAACCACACACCATGTGTTTCAGTTAGCGTGTCCCCTTCGTCTAGTGGCCTAGGACACCGCCCTTTCACGGCGGTAACAGGGGTTCGAGTCCCCTAGGGGACGCCATTTGCGGGAATAGCTCAGTTGGTAGAGCACGACCTTGCCAAGGTCGGGGTCGCGAGTTCGAGTCTCGTTTCCCGCTCCATATTCGTCAAAAACGCCGCTCATTGAGCGGCGTTTTTGTGTGTGAGGGAAAATTTTTGATTGAAGGGCTTGCCAAGCTCGCCAAATCAGTCCAAAATCGCCTCCATCGAAAGTGATGAGTAAAAACTCAACGTTTTCAACAAGATACGCGGGAATAGCTCAGTTGGTAGAGCACGACCTTGCCAAGGTCGGGGTCGCGAGTTCGAGTCTCGTTTCCCGCTCCAAACATGGCAGCAAAGCATTCAGCAGAGTGCTTTGATGATCGAAAAAAGGCCCCTTTTGGGGCCTTTTTTTGTTGCCTGTACATAAATATACATATCCTTCGGTTGCTACCTCTAATTTTTGAGGTGTTCGTACGTCAGATCGCAATGGCCGACAACAGTTGATTTCAAATAGACCATCCTGTCTTTAAGTATGCGCAAGAAGCTTTGCTTGTTTGACGCAGATTGCGGAATAGCCCAGTTGTTCGCGGTCGAGCGCTGTTGTAGTACTATTTTCGGCTCTGCTGGATGACGACTACTGACAATAGGTTTGCGCTGCCATCATATTGATATCCTTATAACCAGTAACTTGATGCTCTGGCTGAGGTGACCACAAGCATCGTATCGTTAGCATGCTTCGCCGTTGGAGCAGTCGCAGTACTTGAGCAACTACCGGTGCGCGCTTAAACCCAGGTATCTGTCCTTGCCGAAAACGCCGGTAAAACGCACAATTCGGCTTAAAGTCATATGTGTTATTATAAACTTCCTAAATGTTCTTCCATTCCGTAACCCACGGGTGATGGATGATCGTCGGAGATAGTTCGGTCATTATTGTGATGAATGTACGTTTAATGTTGCTAAATATGTCTATTAGCTCTGAGGCATGAATTTTTTCGATCTTCGGGTCGGGTTTCCAATCAGTATTGCTTGTACAGGAAATTTCATAAAAGTCATTAATGTTTGAATAGTCGAGTTTTAGATATCTTTCTATTCCTTGTTCATAAAAATCTATATTGGCGGATTGCCTGATTTCCAGTGCTTTAATTGTGGCAGGTAATTGCTCGAGAAATACCGGCAGGTCAGTTCCAGTGTCAACGGGCCAGTGGTCCTGTCCGAATCCAGAGACTTTAAAGTCTACTTGATGCTCTATGAATCGACATACGTCTACTAAAATTGATCGGATATCATCTTCCTCCGTATTGTAGGTGCGAGGAATAAAATCACCGAAACAGCGATCTTTAACGAATATTTCTATTTCCATTTAAACTATTCCAGTACTGGGTATGCGGTTTTAAGTCCGCCGGGTTGGGCATTAACATTGCAGCTCTTACGGTGATGATATCTCCGTTTAGCGTGATCACTTGACCAAGATCAGGTGGGATTTGTATTTTTGTTGGTTCATTAATTTTTATACTGCCAATGATTTGCGAGGCTTGATCATTGTTAAGCCATTGTCGTTGGTTTTTGCCAGTGCCGCGTGCCCGGTCAAGTAGACGTTGGGTATTCCTGGCTTCAGCACCATGCTCACTGAATGTATGGCCAAATTGTTTAACGCTTTTCCAGTTGAATTTATCTGTTGAATCGCAGTTCAGCCCCCACGGATCAACCCACCCAACCGCATTCGGCGCGTACTGATAAAAGATTGATCCCACCAGCAATCCAATCTGATCAGTCTGTGTAAGCCGCCCAACATCCGGATCATAAAACCTAAACGTGTTGTGGTGCAGCCCGGTTTCGCGGTCAAGGTATTGGCCCTGAAAACGTAGGTTCTGTTCCTGCCCACCCTGAGTACGATGCCATTCGTCGCGGCTGTTGCCCCAGGCTTTGAATTCGCCGTGCCATACGCTCAGGCCGTGTTCGTCGGTGAGTTGTTCAGGTAGGCCGGCGATGTTGGTGTGGAAGTAGTAGATCTGATCGCTACCAGGGTTGCCGTCGATT contains:
- a CDS encoding GAF domain-containing protein — translated: MIDLNSAGQGLEGYSLLCAQLESLLADERDFIANASQFSAFLYHQVDDLNWAGFYLNRNEELLLGPFQGQVACVRIPFSKGVCGAAAATRQTQRVEDVHAFPGHIACDSASNSELVVPLVKEGRLLGVLDLDSPKVGRFSEVDQRGVEALVAIFLRLTEC
- a CDS encoding MarR family winged helix-turn-helix transcriptional regulator, producing the protein MTDLRLDNQLCFKLYAASRAVTRGYKPMLDALGLTYPQYLVMLVLWEWRDEPLQQPTVKALGQRLSLDSGTLTPLLKRLQQLALVERARAVADEREVHVSVTAKGLALRAQVAPLRERLICDSGVDLDRAQALAQGLDALLRQFN
- a CDS encoding ATP-binding protein produces the protein MDARLNAFLERAESVLARLEPLLPAVRAPVDWNTCVAARWQREGRSGYLQALSVSLETRLSDLIGVDRQCEQLGRNTRQFLDGMPANHALLWGSRGTGKSSLVRALLAEHCGEGLRLIEIERDHLADLPRIVEQLVKLPQRFVLFCDDLSFEAGEGDYRILKSVLDGSLEQSPDNVLLYATSNRRHLVPEKLSDNDHWQTVDGEVHPSEAVEDKIALSDRFGLWLSFYPFTQEHYLNVVEHWIGALAAPSGLAWQRTEELDILAARWATGRGNRNGRCAYQFARYWVGLQLLEQGK
- a CDS encoding response regulator, translating into MDIKFTNRLSYKQARLTVLVGFILGFLLSLVQIGIDYASVDEAINREMLSLLDISHNPASRIAYNIDSELAKELTRGLLHSSSITGARLMDNTNTVLANVSRPRNESPYRFISDCLFGEHREFQDPLFLSHMPNERLGTLIIEVDTFAFGQRFLRRAEITLLSGFLRSLILTGILLALFYTMLTKPLIKVISALSSSDPHGPKPSKLAFPPGHEKDEIGVLVKVANQQFVSMATEIQQRRAAENRLTDYLNELENIVSARTTELKASNIRLSLSNEELESARRTALDMAQARAAFLANMSHEIRTPLNGLLGMIALSLDSTLTAEQRQQLSIAHDSGKVLVELLNDILDLSKFDAGQLELERIPFDLGALVEDTANLLSQNAAPSVELTCLIDPQFPSMVLGDPTRVRQIVSNLLSNALKFTRFGRVDVRLSHYPGGVRVEVCDTGIGIPQEAQVKIFQPFTQAGAGITRQFGGTGLGLALTNNLCEAMEGRLSISSESGFGSQFCADLPLLIHTPAIAPAPLNGQVIAVSSATSGLSELLQSLLPGWGLSYRRYDLNDDLQGLAPDLLITDCLDCLFGLRPTISAPILLVTAYGNFLPTEQATALSPLQQQARPLARNALYQSLRRTLMGDEPSPLDALRAEHSLECRARILLVEDNPVNQLVAKGMLSKLGCEVIVAAHGGEALAELEEKSFDLVLMDCNMPVMNGYEASRRIRQSGRWHNLPIVALTANAMPEERERCRAAGMSDYLAKPFRREELITLLDHWVPLGPALS
- a CDS encoding RHS repeat domain-containing protein, which gives rise to MRQSKHGERLRIHCRYDPLGRRIGKQIYRNDDHQPYQRTDFQWQGLRLLQEVQDGRPSLYLYAGTNNYEPLARIDGNPGSDQIYYFHTNIAGLPEQLTDEHGLSVWHGEFKAWGNSRDEWHRTQGGQEQNLRFQGQYLDRETGLHHNTFRFYDPDVGRLTQTDQIGLLVGSIFYQYAPNAVGWVDPWGLNCDSTDKFNWKSVKQFGHTFSEHGAEARNTQRLLDRARGTGKNQRQWLNNDQASQIIGSIKINEPTKIQIPPDLGQVITLNGDIITVRAAMLMPNPADLKPHTQYWNSLNGNRNIR